Part of the Sebastes umbrosus isolate fSebUmb1 chromosome 3, fSebUmb1.pri, whole genome shotgun sequence genome is shown below.
AATATGTAACTGTCAATCAACATCACAACTAACTAACATTGGAGACAGAAACTACTGTacctgatttatttatttgcacatatataaaactgcacaaaatccagtcaatgaaaaaaaaaaaaagaaatgtgtccggagaggtcaagaagccacaggcttatacaaaggacctcccccacccccaaccCCAGAAGGAaagcaataacaaaaaaggaagaaagatctaaactaacataattttaataCTCGTGTCAACCCAAAGAGAAACCTGTGGTGGTCATATAACGATAGGTCGTGGTTGATACTCCTGTCTCTGCTGATTTGAGGAAACATTTAACACAAAGTATTAACCAAAACAAGCATGACGTGTtggtgtgttttctttcatcaCTTTCACACGTTAGGTAATCCTTACATTTCACAACAGGCTCTTGGTTCAAATATAAAGtaagataaaataatgaattacaaACAACAGTTATCTATATAACAAAGATGTAACTGTCAATCAACATCACAACTAACTAACATTGGAGACAGAAACTACAGCACCTTGTTGCAACTAACACTAATTAACTGTTTATTTGGTATACCTGGCTTCTTTTAGAGAGGTATTTATTAAACTGTGGTCATTTTAGAGACTGCAGTTTttggtgctgttgaattgtattgttTCACAGAGATATTTGTTGTCCAATCCTTCAATGAGGGTTTATAAGGATACCCTTGAAAATTACCATAAATCTGAAAACGTACCTCTCTAAAACAATATCTACTTAAACATTACAACTTTCACGAAGATTGGTTTTATTGCAGCCAGGTACTGTCACATTgcactgcattagttttagttgGGTCTACCTAAATGACAACTGCATGTAaatctatacatacatgtatacataacACGTTACCCTCATCACATCCTGATATCTGGGTACAAAGACCTTTTTCACTGCAGActttttgacttgtcatagtggGAAAAGTACAAGtgtaactaataacactaacgatggctctgttttattcaagtgtcccagtaagagTGACAGTAAATCAGCATGCACAATATCTGGATCCTGAAATTAAAGCAGCTAAAGCCGTCAGCCGTCCTTATTaatcattatttacacctgtgcttttcctactgtgacaaggttaaaatgtcttctgtgaaaaaggcctatttaTCCTGATGAATTATTAGTAACACTATAAAATCAAATACTATAGGTTAGCAGTATACAGGGGCTTATTTTAAACCCTGAAAAGTGAGACTTTGGCATTTAGTGCATTAGAAATGTACATACAAGCATACCGTAAGCATATACTTCATTGTTGATACAGACGGAGTTGccattttattaattacatcTGTAATGCAATCTAATACAGACTTTCAAAAAATCATACATTTGGGAAGCTTGTAATAATAAGTAAGAGAGATTTTTGATTCAACTGAATGCACATTTTTGAGACATATATAATTGTGTTGTATTGGATTATATTGAAATTGTCCACCACCACATGAGGGAAACTAAATATTTAGAAAtttctactgtttttttttaaataacgtAAAAGAGCATAtccatatttagcatttttaaaGTTGAATACATGGCCCCATGCATAACGTTCCCACAGCCAACAACATAAAGGCCTCTCTCACAGACTTCACCACATGATGATGTGCTCTGTTTTTGCATGTATTAAAGGACTCTTTCCTCATGTCGCAATGACATAGTGCAGATTCTTACTTCCTTACCATGTCGTTTCGCAACCAAGTTTAGAGACTCAATACATTTTTGGTAAGTTTTGGAGGTGTTTAAGAGACGTAAGAAATGGAACTGATTGAATATTGAAATACttgtttttccttccttttACTTAGGTTATCCATCAAAGACAAACATGGTCAAGGAAACAGGCTTCTACGACACATTGGGTGTGAAACCTAATGCTACTCCTGACGAACTGAAAAGGGCCTATCGCAAACTAGCTCTGAAATATCACCCTGACAAAAATCCCACAGAAGGAGAGAAGGTAAATACCTTTTTTGCACTCAATATTTGCAGATGCATTTAATTAGTATGTCATTTTCATTGCATAGAAATTTGTAAGGGAAATTTCCTCATAACTGTCTTATAATATAGTGTAAAATCCATCAGGATGTTcgatattaaaaatgaaataatgtaaTGGGCCATATTAAATGGTgtatatgtgattttttttttgttgtttattttcagtCGTTTGGTAGATTTCTCTAAAATTTTCTTGTGGCATATGTGAAGTAATATTTAAAGAGCTCACTCATTATCAGCTCTGTTATTTCTTTGCACACAATGTCAAAGAGTTGAATACCGTTTAAGCAGCTGTATATTGCCAGAAATGTTTTTGACCCTCTTCAAAGTCAAAGAAGTATGTATCTTTGTTTCTTTGCTTTGTAGTTCAAGCAGATCTCACAGGCATATGAGATTTTGTCAGATGCCAAGAAGAGGGAGATCTATGACCGTGGAGGTGAAAAGGCTATAAAGGAAGGAGgaactggtggtggtggtggcggtggtggcaGTTTTGCATCGCCCATGGACatctttgatttgttttttggtgGGGGTAGTCGGATGCACAGAGAGCGAAAAGGTACGGAAATAATCACTAAACTGAGATTTTGTGTGGATTTGTGTGTCTGTAACTCTGTTTTGAATTTTGAGGTCTGATTGAGTTTtataaacgttttttttttcaactgtaaaatgtcctgctCAGTACATTACTTGTTTgcaattgtttaaaaaaaaaaataattaagagAACCTTTGCCAAAATGTTTATGGATGTTACGGGCTGCGAAAAGAAAATTCATATTATTGTCAGATCattatcacaattttttttttaaactcagatATTAATATGCATATCAGACTCAAAAGTCCTTTATCAGTTGGGCTACAAAGCTCTACTTTGCAACACTTTGTCATCTTCCATCACAGTTTTCTCTCGTTCACATTCACTGTCGTGTGATGTTTCTGTGACAATATATTTTCAACTATTCatctttttaaatttgtaattCAGGATTGGTAGCAGAATTAGGCTGGTTTATATAAACATGTATAGTATGTAATATGAAAGGAAACTGTTGATGAAATCGTATCAGTTGCCAACTTTATTCCAAGAAACAGTGTTTCTAAAAATCTGTGATTTGTCTCGTCCCAGGAAAGAACATTGTTCATCAGATTACAGTGACACTGGAAGATCTTTATAATGGAGCTACAAGAAAACTCGCTCTCCAGAAGAATACTATTTGTGAAAGATGTGAAGGTACGTCTTTTACTATGCAAGTTACTTTTTTACGTGCTCTTGTTAGTGTCCGTCACTGGACTTGTTAAGTAATCCAAGCAGGCTTTTCAGCACACGCAGACCCAAGCAGGCCATGAAAAGGCTCTTTGTCCaataacaaaacacatcagtCTTGTAAATGTAATCCAGTCTTCGCTCCCCAGGTCACCACATTTTATATAATACACCAAACCTAAAACAAAAATAGCCGTCATCTTTATTATCCTGAGTGCTGACGGTTTATTTTTCCTTGCAGGTCGTGGGAGTCGGAAAGGAGCTGCACAGATGTGCATGTCTTGCCATGGCACAGGCATGCAGGTCCGCATGCACCAACTAGTACCAGGTATGGTCCAGCAAGTGTCCACAGTGTGCCACAGCTGTCAGGGCCAAGGACAGAGAATCAGCCACAAGGACCGCTGCAAAGCATGCGGGGGTCGGAAGATCCTGCGCCAGAAGAAGATTTTGGAGGTCCACATCGACAAAGGTGAGCGTGAAGGGAGAGTTTATctctttatgataattattattattatctaaatGCATCTTTGAATGAAGAgcaaactacaaaaacaaatattgtacatACATCACCTGGTTACTTTACTGCTACAGGAATGAGAGATGGCCAGAAGATCGTTTTCCACGGAGAGGGAGACCAGGAGCCAGGAATTGAGCCAGGTGATATCATCATTGTCTTGGACCAGCGAGAACATTCACTTTTCACCAGGTATTATATTCTCTTTTATCtagtgtgttttgtttctgatGTAATCTAATGGCAGTAGTAGTGATTATATTATTCTTGTATTATATGCAGTATGTATGGGGAATATATAGCCTGTTATTGAATATTAAAGTGGTACATGAGCCAAATTAGAAGCCCCAATTCTGGTCACCAGATGTCAGTAGAAATCTAAATTAATTGCACCCTGTTTGAAGTTGAACATGATTAAATATAAACTggacaaattacatttttttttatgaaatctaCTCTTATTAGTATTTGGCATGCTACCCTGCGCTACAAGCAGCacactttacctttttttttttttagaaagaaaTCCAGTCCACCCATTAAAATCACCTCTCCCCTTTTCTCTCAATTTGCTGTCACCAGGAAAGGAGAGGATCTGATCTTGTCAATGGAGTTGCAGCTGGTTGAGGCTTTGTGTGGTTTCAAGAAGCCTGTTCAGACACTGGACAACAGAACTCTCCTCATCACCTCACATCCAGGTGACACAGCTACCCTTactagtgttgtcaaaaataaacattaatcaGTACATATCAATCGTAaatatttgaaacggtttcaatactcattgTTCTCAGTATCGATGCACCGGTAGctgcgctttctgctctctcttctctccgacagcCAGTTGACACACAAATTGCTGCAGTGCCCACATAGCCCCGcctcctctcactcactcagtgctgtCTTCTTGTCACTCGTCTCATTCGCTCCAGttgaaatataataatttgcTGGTTGTCCTTGTCATTTTATAGCTTTAAGTGTTTCCTATTAATTACCTAGACAGTGTAGGTACGCCCgccagtttcataatgaaccgaaaATATTTGTACACATGCATTTCCTTCGTGGCGGTGCGCCGCGATCGGGCTCGTGGCTCCGGCCTTGAGCTTTGCAGCACCCCTCGTCCGGACCTCACCGCTTCCTGTTTCTGTGCACTTAATGCTTGGCACGCCTTTTCTCCCTGCGAGGAGGGACGGGGTCCCCTGCTCCCTACGCAACTGTATGCAACCGTGGCAGACTGCTCAGTGCTCAGCTtagtgggtgtgacttttttgccgtgtcatcaccattcatatctatacaaccactgattaaattgtttacaagagcacaaagtctCAGAAAATCCCGTGGGAAATATAAATCGAAAAATTTTCCCCGCGGTATCTAagaaattccagtattgtgacaacactaaCCTTTACTCAATGCCAGTAAGTTTCCCTCCATTGGAAGATACCAGTATTTACAAGGAAAAAAAGCATCTGTTTTACATGTAGAAATGATTTGCACCAACACATCCTGGTGAACAGACACTGGACAGGAACTGTTTtataattcagtgttttttttaataacagttAGCAGGGCTGATGTGTCATTCACTCTACTCTTTACCTTTCACACAAAGAAATGCAGCTGAATGAACACTGATGAGTACTATGAGTGTGTTTATGGAGAGTTGTTTGGTGTTCATTGATGTGCACTCCACACTGCACTTCTCTGTATAGCCACTCACTATATTGTTACTCCACTGATGTTGATCAAATGTGTGAATTACTCCCCCCTATCATCTTTTAAATCAGTCACGCTGATGTGCTGGTAAGCTCTGGTGTGTTACGACCGCAGGATATATCCAatgtctcttttttcccccaaaacagTTAAATTATTTACATGAATTTGACTTTTACAAAATGTtaagaaaatatttatattgattACAAATATGTGTTTGACAGCAGTTTTTGTGATATACTTTATCACCAGGcttctacttatttatttattttaaggtgCTAAGCTCGTACTCATCAGCCAGTGTAAGACACCTTGTCAAAAGTACACCAAATGTTTACTGTGAAAcctataaattaaattaaatgtattttatttgagaataaacaaataaatgatgtcaAAAGCCTGTATGTATTCATCACGTATTGGAAACattgtttcaaatgatgagacGATATGTAGAATATGTTTTTTCCTGACTAATGTggtccatgttgttttttctcacaGGGGAATTGATCAAACCTGGAGACACGAAGTGTGTCTTGAATGAAGGGATGCCCATGTATCGCAGGCCGTTTGAGAAGGGACGCCTTATTATTCACTTCTCGGTAAGAGGTTTTTccatattcactttttttattctgttctcttctcttccCCTTCTACTTACTAACTGAAGTAGTTATATCGtcttcaagaccagaccagactccatccacaaaaacagtaattttacctctcagagcACAGGAGTTtgtggtctaccgctgcatcaatcagttagtttgtttgtgttgttatgggactttcggatctgaactaacgtggcgttcACAGCattacattgcttagcttccgtgccggtactcctgtctgcttctccaaactgttaGCATGCCGatcgccatctaagttactgtatgtaacgttaataccctgactataaggatgtgtatatctactgtatatgtagcagcgtcatcatgcagaaacctacatcaGGTCACATGGGGAAACGTTTCtagaagggcttgaagggaaaatagcattttgacactaaaacatacgtactttgaccataaaacttaaaaaaataatgcaccCACCCTTTAAACTAACGAGGCTGAACAGTTACATGGTTGTTGTAATCAATggttgtttatgtttgtgtccTTTCAGGTGGTGTTCCCACAAGCCAACTTCCTTTCCAATGACAAGCTGAAGGAGCTGGAGCGCTACCTCCCAGAGAAGCTGGATGCAGAGCAGCCAGAGAGTATGGACGACGACCTCTACATCTACGCCGATCTGGAGGACTGTGACCTTGAGAACAGAAAAAGACACAACCATCAGTACTACTACATGGATGAAGACGACTATGCCAGCACTGGTGGTGTTCAGTGCCAGACGTCTTAAATAATAACGGTTCTGCTCTTATTCCAGAAGCCTCCCCTCATCTCTAAAGCAAAGCACCTTTTTGCATTTGTTGtgcactttttatttaattactttaacggttgttttttaaagttttctttcaaTCTGAATCAGAAAACAGCATCACATCACcctcttgatttattattattatactttttgGATGGAGTAGAGTATCCTATAGTTCCAGGATTAAGCTTGGATCTGGGTGAATGGGATTCCTCTTCATCTCTGGGACcttattttaacttttattttattttattttttcaatcacACTGTGATTAGAGACGAGGGGTGTCACAGAGGCTTCAGAAAAACTTGTCTGAACAAAGACTGCCTGCTTTTTATGCATTTACACTAAAACGGATGCCaatattaatatgaaaataaccttttttttatagtgttaactaaatcagttgttgttgtgaaCCACTTGTTGATGACTTGTTCAATCCGTTGTGCGTGTAAAGACCCAATCTTCAGATGGTGGTGGATGTGCATTGAGACTTGAGTTGAAAACGTTTATGCTGTTTTACCCTTTCAAGGGCTATTTTCTAGACATTTCTTAATCTTGAAAATGTGGAAAAGAATACGTGAGTTTGGAGTCAAGGTGATAATGATTCAGGCATGGCAGTATTTACGTTCAAGCCACTAATGTAGATTATTCAAACTAACAACAATCATttgttagttgtttttttggaaaCCTTGTGTGGAACGTAGAAACATCTCATGTGTATAAACATAGTTTGATATGAGCCAAATATGACTGAATATTAATGTTCAGAAACGGGAAGGTCAAAGATGAGAAAGAagtcactttattttgaaaaataaacaacagaTCAGGGGGATTTTCAAGAAGCAGGTCATCTAGATAACCTAAACTCAGAATCTGTATTTTAACATAATTATGTTGTAGATTTTATCGGGGtttgaggcttttattttgcaaaaagtTATCTCGGATAACTTCCTTCTTATAACAGGTCCCTAAGGCCTTAACTGTAAATGTTTTTCCCTCTTTAAAATGTGTCGATTGCCAAGTTGCACCCaagttatacaaaaaaaattatgtctAGGTTGTTGTTTTAAAGATTGAATGTTCTTACGGTTATTTctgttgtgtatttttaaaatcattagaagattaattaaaacataaatctgGAATTTTACATTACAAATTTTAATCAAAGATAAACTTGATGTAGGCGGACAATAAAtcaagtggatttttttttctcatatttctaGTCATAATTGTAAATGCCAAATAGGTCGTTGGGAGGGACTTAAAATCGACACACCTGGTACCTCATTGACGTGTCTGCCTGTTTGAAAGCCTTATCACAACTTAACTTGAAGCTACTTGATAGTGtaggttgttttgttttttttcagtgatgACTTTGCCTTGGATATTGTAAAACACAACTATGCTCACCAGATGGGAGATTCCTTAAATTGTTGAAGCAGATGCAAAATAATGAGTACTGATAATGTCAGGAGAACTCAAGTGAAATAAGTGTTGTCACTTTGGACTGACAGTATTTGTGTGTTAGGACCAATGATCTACTTGTTTATGCTCATGTTTTCTAATTAAATGCAGTTTGATGGTCTCTCTAAATGGTGGGATTACTTTGGGTGAGTGATACTTACTTTCGGCCGACCTTCAACCTGATCTGAGGTCTAATCGGCAGAATAACTGGAAACACCTGTGTATCTGTTCAGAggcttcacagtaaaagcaaAAGCTTGAAACAGCCACAACACCTCTGTCCTTTTTTTGGAGTAACTACTGTTTTTGTTAACAGTCTGTATTTTATagttaaattgtattttatttttttaccaaggtAACATTGATTTTGTTAAAGGTTTAGAAATATTGCTACGATTCTAAAGCATTggccaaaacattttttttcttctatctgTCTCCAATGTCTCCAGACATGAGACTAATAATCTACACCAGAGCGTAAATGATTTATATATTAGTAGAAAAGTAattagcaactattttgataatcattaGATGATTCGTTTTCATTAATTTTGTAAGCAAAACTGTCAAACGCATCCCTGCTTCCTGCctctaaatgtgaatatttactcGTTTTCTTAGTCTTCTAGGCAattgtcaagtcaattttatttatgttgcccaaaataacaaatttgcctcagggggctttgcAATCTATAAAGTATACAACATCCTCTTTCCTTTTGACCCTTGCATCGGATGAGGaaaactcattaaaaaaaaactttagctaggaaaaaatggaagaaacctcaggaagagcgacagaggagggatccctctctCAGGATGGACAGATGTGCAATAGACGTCTTGTGTACAGAATAAGCAACAtgataaaattaaaacatagacaatccatatgacaaaatgaTACATATGAGAGcagtaatattataataataatagaaaaatgactactaataataatagcagcAGTGGATgcaatagaaaaataataaaagcagtaatagtagcagtaaggataatagaaatatgactttattataataaataatattctgaGACAGTAAActgattttggactgttgatttGACAAAACAACATTACAAAATTTCACTTTGCCCCAAGTTAAAATTAGTTTAATTACTTTCCAATGTACAGACAAGcatattttttgtttcaaattgATTACGTATATTTCTAATTCTGGCGTTTTTGAACTACAAgaactgaaaaatgtattttatcattttataaataagtgagttatttaaaaaaaaatggcacacaaacactgacaatTGTAAAGGTTTttgaattttatttataatCATTTTTGACATGACTGGCAGTATTATATACAacaatgaatatataaaaattGAGTTTAATGACTAAACATTATTTGCATCAATGATAAATGGATGCTAGTACAGAGACAGATGATAGAAAGTACCAAATACtgtagtaaaaataataaatactggcCGAGGCAGTAGCTCTGTTTACTGATGCACAGGAACACTGATTACAGTCATGTGACCACGTTAAATACATTCATTATATACACAGCAGGATACTGGATGTGTCACTGGAGCTCCGTTGAGGTTCATCATTAGGCATCATGCATATGTTTAAGGAGTACTAAAATTATTGTAGAGCCACATTTAGACACTGAGGTAGCATGCAGGGAACACGGAGGGACAAAACTTATCGTTTCATCAAAGTTACAAAAGTATTATTataaactaaagctgtcaaatcaTATACctgatattgtttgtttttgcccaAACAAGAGGCGGCTTTTATTACAAATATTTCCACGACAGTTCACCATCATGCATTTTCATGTCTAATAAAGACAGAAGAGATGAAAATGGGGATTCAAACTGCACTGGTGATGATCCAtgaggacgtgtgtgtgtgtgtgtgtgtgtgtgtgtgtgtgtgtgagtacagtATGGAGGGCCGAAACAGCGCTGCAAACTTGTATAAAGCAAATACCTTACAAATGaatcatcaataaataaaacaaatgtaaaaaataatgtacaaatatatgtattaaaaatatattaattaagaCCCACTAAGAGTTTATAAAAGAGTTTaacaatatacttaaagtatactaATATTCTTCTTACAGTcaaatgaaaagaccaaaaccaacactgAAGAATATCAAGAATATCGCCTTTGCCGGCGATGGTCACCCGCCTGCATTCGTGcaattgcgaaaacttgcaaaaacgtgaaaaaactctcacgagactcgctgTCCAACAACttgtcctaaccctaactattcaaggtcaatgcctaaccttccAGACACGACCATCAATGAGCCTCAGTGTTGCACGAGGTAACATGTTCCTTTATTACCATGAACATGGGTACTGTAGTTTATTCAGAGGCCGGCCCAACGACACTATCCtactgctgtaaatactcactagagcaccaaatgtggcaCCGACACATTTTGTAGTTTGATTTACATTTGCTAAAAGAAAAtgcagtgcccagctgtttctaGGAAATTATTTAgcttttttatatttgtgacaaattttttaagatttacatcttcagtcaGAAACAAAGGACTTTGGGCTGACAACCACAGACATGGTGGGGAATTTGTTTAGTATAGTTGGTTGTGTTCTTTTCATgtgattcattttcattcatgacattttttaaaagagagatttaaaagattattttctcaatttccTTTTTGATTTACCAACTTTactcctgttttctttttcatatgCCAACTGTATTATTTCCCCACTATATAGCAAAATCATTCTAATCCACCATCGGGCATAAAACAAACACTCTCACTGgctgatacctgaacttgttgacattttcaaatgattGGCAGAAATTACCACACTTCATTAAagtcttgaccttggaaacagcaaTTCAGGAAACAACTTCACCCCAGGGTCCGTTTAGTAGCTGTTGTGGTGCTttcaatcatatcacatgatATTCATCACCAGATGGAGTCAAGGAAATCTCAACAATTGATTTGGAACCTCAGCTTTTGTGCCAAAATT
Proteins encoded:
- the dnaja1 gene encoding dnaJ homolog subfamily A member 1 isoform X2 — protein: MVKETGFYDTLGVKPNATPDELKRAYRKLALKYHPDKNPTEGEKFKQISQAYEILSDAKKREIYDRGGEKAIKEGGTGGGGGGGGSFASPMDIFDLFFGGGSRMHRERKGKNIVHQITVTLEDLYNGATRKLALQKNTICERCEGRGSRKGAAQMCMSCHGTGMQVRMHQLVPGMVQQVSTVCHSCQGQGQRISHKDRCKACGGRKILRQKKILEVHIDKGMRDGQKIVFHGEGDQEPGIEPGDIIIVLDQREHSLFTRKGEDLILSMELQLVEALCGFKKPVQTLDNRTLLITSHPGELIKPGDTKCVLNEGMPMYRRPFEKGRLIIHFSVVFPQANFLSNDKLKELERYLPEKLDAEQPESMDDDLYIYADLEDCDLENRKRHNHQYYYMDEDDYASTGGVQCQTS
- the dnaja1 gene encoding dnaJ homolog subfamily A member 1 isoform X1; protein product: MSRVTGYPSKTNMVKETGFYDTLGVKPNATPDELKRAYRKLALKYHPDKNPTEGEKFKQISQAYEILSDAKKREIYDRGGEKAIKEGGTGGGGGGGGSFASPMDIFDLFFGGGSRMHRERKGKNIVHQITVTLEDLYNGATRKLALQKNTICERCEGRGSRKGAAQMCMSCHGTGMQVRMHQLVPGMVQQVSTVCHSCQGQGQRISHKDRCKACGGRKILRQKKILEVHIDKGMRDGQKIVFHGEGDQEPGIEPGDIIIVLDQREHSLFTRKGEDLILSMELQLVEALCGFKKPVQTLDNRTLLITSHPGELIKPGDTKCVLNEGMPMYRRPFEKGRLIIHFSVVFPQANFLSNDKLKELERYLPEKLDAEQPESMDDDLYIYADLEDCDLENRKRHNHQYYYMDEDDYASTGGVQCQTS